The stretch of DNA GGGTGACTCGTACTGCGGAGGGGTTTGACTACCTGCCTGTGAAAATCACGTCGAGCAGTTCTTCTCGTGGACCGGTTGCTTCAACCTGCCCCACGAGGTGCGAAGGGCGAGCCGATGTCGGCTTGGAGCGCCGGGCGGTGGCGTCAAGCGACGGTGAGGAGTGTTGACTCGTCCGCGGCGCTTGATTCAACCAAATCTCCGACTCTCAGCAAATGGAAAAATGTCGGTTTTATCGACAATTTCTTCTGACAACCCCATTCTGGGCAGGCATCTGCATTCCGTCGCGACGAAAACCGATGCAGCGAGCCGCCCTTTAGCGAGAAGGGTCGGGCTATTGAGGGCTTATTGAGGGCTGCTGTCGGGTCAGCCTTCCAGGTAGAAGACAACCGCGACGGAAAGGTACATCCCTTTAGATTCTTCTTGCGGCGGGATGTCTATTGCTTAGCCGATCGGTTTTCGGATTTCCGGTTCGCTCGCTTGGGCCGTGACCCGCTGCCGCGTAGGCCCGGCGTCACTCCGTTTCATACGGCGCGAAGTCTGCCAAGTCCGCTGAGTACAGAAGCGCCGTGGCTTCGTCCGCGAACAGCACCCGTTCAGGGCCATCGAAGCAGACCGCCTCGACGTTATCCCCGTTGAATGGCAACCGCGCAACGGGCTTCCGCAGTGGGTCGTCGGCTTCCTCCACGTCGAAGAGCCAGATCGTGTCGTACGTCGTTACGACCAGCTTCGAGCCATCGGGAAGGGCGTCGGCGCCGACCGCTTGGCCGCCCAGTTCGAAGCGGCCCAGCAACTCAAGCTCGTGCGTCAGCCCCTCGGCAATGTCGCTGAGCCGGTAGACCTTCGTCGCCGTGTCGCTGCGGTGCTTCGTGAGAAAGTACAGGCTGTCGCCCAGCGAGAAGACCGCCTCGCAGTCGTAGTTGAAGTCGTCCCGCGGCGCCGGTGTGCTGGCACGTTCGGGGTAGCGGATGAAGACCTTCTTCATGAACGTCGTGCGACCCGCTGCGGGCGTCGGCTCGGGGACGAGGTAGACACAGAGGTCGCGGCGGTCGTTGCGGTTGTCACCAACGTCCGCCACCACCAGCGTGCCGTCCTCCATCACGGCGATGTCTTCCCAGTCGCAGTTGATGGCGCCGCCGATGAGCACGCCCGGCGTGTCGGGGTAACGCTCGCTTTGGTAGCCGGTCGCGTCACGACGCACCGCGTAGATGCGGGGTTCGTCGCCCGAGTCGTTCTGCATCCAGAACAGGTTGTCGTGATTGCAACTGGCGACGATGCCCGAGTTCTCCGCCGCCGGGCCGGCCGGTAGCTTGCCAACCAGCTTCTGCCCCGGCGCAAGCTCCTGCGCAGAGACGACGGCGCTGACGAGCAGCGTTAACACAACAGCGAAGGGCGCGTGGGTCATGGCGTCAAGCTAGACCGTCTGCACGCTAGCGGGCAACGATCTTCGCCAAGACTTCATCGTCTTGGACGCTCGACGCACGGCGCGCGCGATCCTCACGAAATGTATTGGGTTCAAGGAGCAATTCTTCGCACAATCTTTGAGCGTGCTTAACTTAGCCGTAGCGCTTCTTTCCTCACGCTGATCCAGCGAATAACGTCGGGAAGTCTCGCCCAGAGACACGGAGACGCAGAGCCGGATGTCTTTAAGACTCACGCTAAGGCGCTAAGCCGCAAAGGTCGCATTACGGCGAGATCGTTTGCGGCTGAGCTGATTTCTAAGAGAAACTGTCATTGCGCCTTTGCGGCTTTGCGTGAGTCTTCGTTTCCTACCCCCCGCATCTCCGCGTCTCTGCGCGAGACCTACTGCAATGGGAACAACGCGATAACGCTCACGCCCCCGCGCCGCTGACGCTCACTTCGAGGTGTCTATGGATAAACTCGGGCAGCTCGCTGCTCGTCAGCGCGTCGGGCGAGTCGAACCGCAGACGGACCGTGTCGCGGTCTTCGCGACGTGTGTCGAGCTCGGCGTCGCTGGCCAGGGCGGCGAACTGCCCGAGCTGAACGGCGCCCTTTGGCCCGTTCAGCGCCAGCTCCACGTTCTCCGCCCGCTTGGTGACGATCGTCGCCCATGGGTCGGGCTGCCCCGGGACCATCCGGTGCACCAGCACCTTGTTGTTCCACAGGTACTCGCCCCCCGGCGTCGCCTCAGCGATCAGTTCCAGCAGGTCTTCGAGCAACTCCGGATCCCACTTCACCTTCTTGCCTGGCGTGAAGCCCTTGCGGGCGAGGTGCCACTTCTGGCCCAACACCTTCCAGGGCATCAGGTCCTCGGGCTTCTTCTCTTCGCGCCCGACGAACTTCTCGAAGCCGGCAACCGCCTGCTCGATCATCTTCCAGAACTCCGGCTTGTCGATCTCCTTGAACGTGTGGGCGGCAACCTGAACCTCTTGCCAAGGGCCGCGCAGATTCTTGCACTGCACCCGCGACGTCGAGCCGTAGGCCTCGATGTCGTCCATCTCATTGAGCGGCGGCAGGTCGAGCTCGGCCGCTAGGGTGTCGCGGTTGAAGGTCCGCTTGCCGGTGCGGAACTTGAGCTTCACCAGCCAGCGCTCGCCGGTCAGGGCGTGAAAGAACCAGCCGTCCGACTTCTTCTGGCCGGTGACCTCCACGACCGAACGGTGGTTCCAGTTGGTCGGCGCGAAGTCGCCCAGGTCCTGGATGCGGCGTTCGACCTCGTCGAGGATCCGCCCGTCCCAACGGCACGGTGAGCCGTCGCGGCCGATGCGTTCCTTGACGTGCCAGCGCCGCCCGTCCGCCTCCCACGGCATCGCGACGCCGTCGCCGACCGAATCGAGGTCGAGGTCCCCCGCCTGTGTCTCGTCCTGCGGCTTGTAGACGGCGCGCTTCTTGTGCGGGCCTTCGGCGAGGATGGGGCGGAGGGCTTCGGCGGTGTGAGAAAATGGCGAGCCGGAAGCGTCAACGCCCGGAGTTGCAGCGGTTTGGATTGTCGACTGGCGATTCACTCCGGTCGCTGGCGCTCCCGGCTCGCCGCAGATTTGTTCCGGCGTGCCACATCCGACCAGCGTCCCGCCCCCCTTCCCCGCCTCGGGCCCAATGTCGATCAGCCAGTCGCACTGCTTGATCACGTCGAGGTTGTGCTCGATTACTACCACGGTGTTGCCGAGATCGACGAGGCGGTGCAGCACTTCGAGCAGCTTCGCTAGGTCGTCGAAGTGCAGACCCGTGGTGGGCTCGTCGAGCAGGTAGAGCGTCTGCCCGGTGTCGGGTCGCGACAACTCGGCAGCGAGCTTGACACGCTGCGCTTCTCCGCCCGAGAGCGTCGGCGCCGATTGGCCGAGCTGGACGTAGTCGAGTCCGACGTCGCACAGCGTTTGCAAGACGCGGCGGATCTTGGGAATGTTGCTGAATAGCTCCAGCGCCTCGGCGCAGCTCATCGCCAGCACGTCGGCGATCGACTTCTCTCGGTACCGAACGGCAAGCGTCTCGGGATTGTAGCGTTGGCCGCGGCACGTCTCGCACTCGACCCACACGTCGGGCAAGAAGTGCATCTCTACGCAGCGTTGCCCGGCGCCCTCGCACTCTTCACAGCGCCCCCCAGCGACGTTGAAGCTAAACCGCCGCGCCTGGTAGCCGCGGAGCTTGGCCTCGGGGAGCTGCGCGTAGAGCTGACGGATCAGATCGAACACGCCGGTGTACGTGGCCGGGTTCGACATCGGCGAGTTGCCCAGCGCCGACTGATCGACGCGGATCACCTTGTTGATATGGTGCAGCCCCTCGATCCGGTCGTGCGCGCCGGCGACGGTGCCTGCCCGGTGCAGCGACCGGGCGAGTTGGTTGTAAAGGATCTCGTTCACCAGCGAAGACTTGCCCGACCCCGACACGCCGGTGACCGCGATAAGGGTTCCGAGGGGGAATTCGACGGTGATGTTCTTGAGATTGTTGTGGCGGGCGCCGACGACGCGGAGACGCGGGCCGTCAAATGACGAATGACGAATGTCGAATGACGAAGAAGTATCTGCGGCCGACTTTCTCTTCTTGTCGGCATTCGTCATTCGTGCTTCGTCATTCTGCGAAGCAGTAATCCGTCGGTTCGTCGGCACCGGGATCGACTTCTTGCCGCTCAGGTAAGGGCCGGTGACGCTGCCGCGCTTCTTCGACACGGCGGCGGGCGTTCCTTCGGCGACGACCTGCCCGCCGTTGCGCCCTGCGGCGGGGCCGAAGTCCATCAACTTGTCGGCCGAGGCGACCACGTCCTTGTCGTGCTCGACCACCAGCAGGGTGTTGCCAAGATCGCGCAGCTTGTGCAGCGCCTTGATGAGCCGTGTGTTGTCGCGGGGGTGGAGGCCGATCGTGGGCTCGTCGAGCACGTAGAGCACGCCTACCAGGCCGCTTCCGACTTGGCTCGCCAGACGGATACGCTGCGACTCGCCGCCCGACAGGCTCGGCGCCTGACGACCGAGCGTCAGGTACTCTAGGCCCACGTCCACCAGGAACGTCAGCCGGTTGTGGATCTCACGGACGATCTCGCCGGCAATCTTGCGTTCGCGCTGGTCGAGTTCCCACGAGGCCACGGTCTCGATCAGCTCACCGAGCGGCGAACGCACGATCTGCTCGATCGTCAGCCCGCGGAACCGCACCGACGACGCGTCGCCGCGCAATCGGCTGCCGCCGCACTCGCTGCACTCGATCTCATCGACAAGATGTTCGAGCGTCGTCCGCAAATGCGGCGAAAGTTTGGAGGCTTCTTCGAGAGCGGGGTAGAGGCCTTTGAACTGGAACTTCAGCGCGGGGATGTTAACTCCACTCTTGGCAGTGCTCGCCTCGACCGAGACCCACTCGTCCTTCGTGCCATAGAGCAGGGTGCGGCGCTGGCGGGCGGTGAGCTTGCGATAGGGGACATCGAGTGGGATGCCGGTGTGGTCGGCGAGCGCGGTGAGCATCGCCCGGGCAAGGTCGTTGTTGAGCGAAGGCCACAGCAGCACGGCGCCCTCGGCGAGCGTCAGCTCTTCGTCGCGCAAGAGCGCCGCGGGGTTCGCGCCGGTTTGCGTGCCAAGGCCTTCGCAGGCGCCGCACCAACCCAGCGAGCTGTTGAACGAGAAGTTGTGCGGCGTCAGCGGCTCGAAGCTGCGGCCGCACGACTCGCAGGTGAGGTGCTGGCTATGGACACGGACGGCCCACTTCCCCTCGGGCTTGTTGGGGTCGGGATAGACCGCGAACATCACGCCACGCCCCAAGCCGAGCGCGGCCTCAACCGCTTCGGCGATACGCCCGCGGGCCTGCTTCTGGATCGTGATGCGGTCCACCACGACCGCGACGTCGTGCTTGCGGCGGCGGTCGATTTTCGGGGCGTCCTCGAGTTCGTAGGTCTGCCCATCGACCCAGACACGTCGGTAACCGGTCTTCAAGAGGTCGCTGAACAAGTCGGCGTACGAGTCGCCGGCGCCCAGCTCGATCGGCGCCATCAGCTGCAGCTTCGTCCCCTCGGGCTCGGTGAAGAGCTTGTCGGTCACGTCGTCCGAGGTCTGCGTGCCGATCGGCGTCTCGCAGTCCGGGCAGTGCGGCGTACCGAGCCGGGCCATCATGACGCGGAAGTAGTCGTAAATCTCCGTCACGGTGCCGACCGTCGATCGCGGCGTGTGCCCCACCGTGCGTTGCTCGATCGCGATCGCCGGCGACAGGCCCTCGACGTGTTCGACGGCGGGCTTCTGCAACTGCCCCACAAACTGGCGGGCGTAGCTGCCGAGCGATTCGACGTAACGCCGCTGCCCCTCGGCGTAGATCGTGTCCATCGCCAACGACGACTTACCCGAGCCGCTCGGCCCGCAGAACACGGTCATCTGATCGCGGGGGATCGTCGCATCCACGCTGCGCAGGTTGTGCTGCGACGCCCCACGGACCTCAATCGCCTTGACCTCTTTGGCCGCTCGCTTCTTGGATTTGGCCGCGACGACATGGCCGGCGCCGTTGAGGAGCGGGGCCAGTGCTTCGGCGGTGTGGGAGCGGAAGTGGGATGTGGGATGGGGGATGTGGGAGCTGCCGCTTGTGCTCGCCGGCTTCTTTCCTTTCTCCGACTTCCCACTTCCTGCTTCCAACATCTGAGCAACGATTTGCTCAGGGGTGCCGGCGCCGATCAACTCACCACCGCCCGCTCCGCCTTCGGGACCGATGTCGATGATCCAGTCAGCTGTCTTCACGACATCAAGGTTGTGCTCGACGACCAGCACCGTGTTGCCTTGATCGGCGAAGTTGTGCAGCACCTTCAGCAGCATGTCGATGTCGGCGAAGTGCAGGCCGGTCGTCGGCTCGTCGAGGACGTAGAGCGTCTTGCCGGTGGACTTCTTCACCAGCTCCTTGGCGAGCTTGATGCGCTGCGCCTCGCCGCCGGAGAGGGTTGGCGACGGCTGGCCGAGCTTCAGGTAGTCGAGGCCCACGTCGTGGAGCGTCGAGAGCTTGTGATGGATCTGCGGGATCGCTTCGAAGTGCTCCATCGCCTGGACGATGTCCATCTCCAACGCGTCGGCGATCGAAGCGCCCTTGTACTCGACTTGCAGCGTTTCACGGTTGAACCGCTTGCCCGCGCAGACCTGGCACGTCACCCAAACGTCGGCCAAGAAGTCCATCTCCAGCTTGTTGGCGCCGTTGCCGTCGCACGCCTCGCAGCGTCCGCCAGCGACGTTGAAACTGAAGCGCCCCGCCTTGTAGCCCCGCCGCTTCGACTCGGGGAGCTGCGCGTAGAGGTTGCGGATGTCGTCGAAGACCTTGATGTAGGTGCCGGGGTTCGAACGCGGTGTGCGGCCGATCGGCGACTGGTCGATCGCGATCACCTTGTCGAGGTGCTCGACCCCCTCGATGCGGTCGTGCTCTCCCGGCTCGCCGTTCCCCTTCATCAGGTCGCGGCGCAGCGACTCCATCAGGATGTCGTTGACGATCGACGACTTGCCCGACCCCGACACGCCCGTCACGCAGACGAAGACGCCGAGCGGGATGTCGATAGTGATGTTCTTGAGGTTGTTGTGGCGAGCGCCGACGATGCTGAGACGGGGGCCGTCGAAGGACGAATGACGAATGACGAATGACGAAGAAGGATCGGCAGGCGACTTCCCCTGCTTTTCGTCATTCGTCATTCGGGCTTCGACATTCGGCGCAGCCTTAATCCTTCGCTGTTTCGGCACCTCGATCTTCCGCCGCCCGCTGAGGAACGCGCCGGTCTGGCTGCGATCGGCTTTGGAGACCTCTTTGGCGTTGCCGACGGCGACGACCTCGCCCCCCTTCACGCCCGGGCCGGGGCCGAAGTCGATCAGCAGGTCGGCGGCGCGCATCGTGTCTTCGTCGTGCTCGACGACGACAACCGTGTTACCGAGGTCGCGCAGACGCTCAAGCGTCTCGATCAGCTTGACGTTGTCGCGGGGGTGCAGGCCGATCGACGGCTCGTCGAGCACATACGTCACGCCCACGAGGCCACAGCCCACCTGCCCGGCAAGGCGGATACGCTGCGTCTCGCCGCCGGAGAGCGTCGGCGCAGTACGGTCGAGCGACAGATAGCCGAGGCCCACGTCCGCCAAGAAGCCAAGCCGGCCGCGGATCTCTTTCAGCGCCTCGGTGGCGATGAACTGCTGCGAGTTACTGAGCACGAGGCCCTGGAAGAACTCCCTGGCGTCGTCGATCGACAGGCCGCACACGTCGGGCAGCGTCTTGACGGCCGAGCCGTTCGGGAAGCGCTCGCTCGACGTTGTCAGCCGTACGGCGGACGCTTGTGGGTTGAGTCGGCGGCCGTCGCAGTCGGGGCAGTGCATCACCCGCATGAACTTCTCGAGCTGCCGGATCTGCATCTGGCTCTGCGAGGTGCGGTACTTCTCGAGCAACTCGGGGATGATGCCCTCGAATTGCCCGCCGTACTTCTGCGTGGCGCGGCCTGTCTTCCAGGTGTAGGTGATGTGCGTGTCGCCCGCGCCCCACAGCCAGACGTTACGGTGCTCTTCGGCGAGCTCGTTCCACGGCGTTTCGAGGAGCGTCCCCTCTTCGAGGTGGAGCTTCCGCTCGATCGTGTCGGCGACGCCCTGATAAATGTGCCGCTTCCAACGCCCTAGGTCTCGCCAGCGACCGATTAACGCTAGCGCGCCGCCGGCGAAGGACTTGGTCTCGTCTTCGATCAGCGCGGCCGGATCGAACGAGTACATCTCGCCGATGCCGTCGCACGAGAGGCACATCCCCTGCGGGCTGTTGAAGCTGAACAGCTGCGGTGTCGGCGCGCTGAACGACAGGCTGCACTTCACACAGGCGAAGTCGGCCGAGAGGACGATGTCGCCCTCCTGAACGCCGACTTGCTTGCGTTTGGCTTTCCCCCTGCGCGGGCCTTCCTCCGACGCTTCGTCGATCTGGGGGACTTCCTTTTTCTCGCCGGCGTCCATCGCGACGATGATCGTCCCACCGCCGACGCGCAGGGCCGTCTCTACCGCTTCGCTCAAGCGGCCGCGGATCGTCGGCCCGGCGACGAGACGATCGACGACCACCTCGATATCGTGCCGACGCTGGCGGTCGAGCTGCGGGGCGGCCGTTAGGTCGTAGACCTGCCCATCGATGCGGACGCGGACGAAGCCCTTCTTCAAGAGGTCCTCGAAGAGGTCGCGGTGCTCGCCCTTCTGCTGCCGCACGACCGGCGCCAGCACCATGTAGCGCGTCTTCGCTTCGAGCGCCAGGATGCGCCCGAGGATCTGTTCACGGCTCTGCGCGGCGATCGGGTCGCCACAGCTCGGGCAGTGCCCCTGCCCGACGCGGGCGTAGAGCACCCGGAGGAAGTCGTAGATCTCGGTGATCGTGCCGACGGTCGAGCGCGGGTTGTTGCCCGACTGCTTCTGGGCGATCGAGATCGACGGGCTCAGGCCCGAGATGTGATCGACGTCGGGCTTGGGCATCTGCCCAAGAAACTGCCGTGCAAAGGTCGAGAGGCTCTCGACGTAGCGGCGCTGGCCTTCGGCGAAGAGCGTGTCAAACGCCAGCGAGCTCTTGCCGCTGCCCGACACTCCGGTCAGGCAGATCAGCTGGTTGCGGGGGAGCGTCACATCGACGCTACGCAAGTTGTGCTCACGGGCGCCGCGGATGACGATGTCGGAAGCGGGCATAGGGCGGGGCGGCTCCGAGCCGCGACGCGGCGGGGTAGATTCGGGGAGGGCGACCCGGCATTTTAGAACGGTTGTACAGATCGGAGAAGCGGCTGCGTGCGAATTGGGGGGAGAGTATACTCTGGTTGCTTCCGTTCCCTGCCACCCCCCCACGCCAGCATGCACGCTATCGCCCGTGAGCTTGACGAGAACGGGTAGCCGAAGGAGTACTTCAAGGCGTTGGCTGGTTGCCTGAAAGTAGAGCCCTTTGATTACCCCGACGATCCGCCGGCGGAAGTCCGGGGGGATTAGCAGGCTCACGGTTGACGATTAAGCAACCGACTCTAACCCCGACCCCACCGCTCTCGGTTGTAAGCTTCGGACTCGCCCCGAGGGATCGTCAGCGTCCGCCAGTCGTCGCCGGCCACGATCCGCGCCGTTTGTACGATCTGCCCGATGTGGTACGAGCAATGGCAGATCGACCGCAGGATCGCTTCGGGTACCGTCAGCTTAGCGCCGCGGATTTCGACAAGTCGTTGGCAGTCCTCGGGCGCCAGCGCGGCCAACTCTTCAAAGAGCATTCGCCAGCCATCTTCCCAATCCGACAAGATCGAGTCCCGGTCCGGGTAGTCATCGACGAACTCCGAGTCGCGATTGCGGTCGGACTTCTCGCCGTCGGAGGTTAGAAAGCCTATCCAGCGGGAACGTAGGTTGCCCGCGACGTGCTTCATGACGATGGCGACGGAA from Botrimarina mediterranea encodes:
- the uvrA gene encoding excinuclease ABC subunit UvrA is translated as MPASDIVIRGAREHNLRSVDVTLPRNQLICLTGVSGSGKSSLAFDTLFAEGQRRYVESLSTFARQFLGQMPKPDVDHISGLSPSISIAQKQSGNNPRSTVGTITEIYDFLRVLYARVGQGHCPSCGDPIAAQSREQILGRILALEAKTRYMVLAPVVRQQKGEHRDLFEDLLKKGFVRVRIDGQVYDLTAAPQLDRQRRHDIEVVVDRLVAGPTIRGRLSEAVETALRVGGGTIIVAMDAGEKKEVPQIDEASEEGPRRGKAKRKQVGVQEGDIVLSADFACVKCSLSFSAPTPQLFSFNSPQGMCLSCDGIGEMYSFDPAALIEDETKSFAGGALALIGRWRDLGRWKRHIYQGVADTIERKLHLEEGTLLETPWNELAEEHRNVWLWGAGDTHITYTWKTGRATQKYGGQFEGIIPELLEKYRTSQSQMQIRQLEKFMRVMHCPDCDGRRLNPQASAVRLTTSSERFPNGSAVKTLPDVCGLSIDDAREFFQGLVLSNSQQFIATEALKEIRGRLGFLADVGLGYLSLDRTAPTLSGGETQRIRLAGQVGCGLVGVTYVLDEPSIGLHPRDNVKLIETLERLRDLGNTVVVVEHDEDTMRAADLLIDFGPGPGVKGGEVVAVGNAKEVSKADRSQTGAFLSGRRKIEVPKQRRIKAAPNVEARMTNDEKQGKSPADPSSSFVIRHSSFDGPRLSIVGARHNNLKNITIDIPLGVFVCVTGVSGSGKSSIVNDILMESLRRDLMKGNGEPGEHDRIEGVEHLDKVIAIDQSPIGRTPRSNPGTYIKVFDDIRNLYAQLPESKRRGYKAGRFSFNVAGGRCEACDGNGANKLEMDFLADVWVTCQVCAGKRFNRETLQVEYKGASIADALEMDIVQAMEHFEAIPQIHHKLSTLHDVGLDYLKLGQPSPTLSGGEAQRIKLAKELVKKSTGKTLYVLDEPTTGLHFADIDMLLKVLHNFADQGNTVLVVEHNLDVVKTADWIIDIGPEGGAGGGELIGAGTPEQIVAQMLEAGSGKSEKGKKPASTSGSSHIPHPTSHFRSHTAEALAPLLNGAGHVVAAKSKKRAAKEVKAIEVRGASQHNLRSVDATIPRDQMTVFCGPSGSGKSSLAMDTIYAEGQRRYVESLGSYARQFVGQLQKPAVEHVEGLSPAIAIEQRTVGHTPRSTVGTVTEIYDYFRVMMARLGTPHCPDCETPIGTQTSDDVTDKLFTEPEGTKLQLMAPIELGAGDSYADLFSDLLKTGYRRVWVDGQTYELEDAPKIDRRRKHDVAVVVDRITIQKQARGRIAEAVEAALGLGRGVMFAVYPDPNKPEGKWAVRVHSQHLTCESCGRSFEPLTPHNFSFNSSLGWCGACEGLGTQTGANPAALLRDEELTLAEGAVLLWPSLNNDLARAMLTALADHTGIPLDVPYRKLTARQRRTLLYGTKDEWVSVEASTAKSGVNIPALKFQFKGLYPALEEASKLSPHLRTTLEHLVDEIECSECGGSRLRGDASSVRFRGLTIEQIVRSPLGELIETVASWELDQRERKIAGEIVREIHNRLTFLVDVGLEYLTLGRQAPSLSGGESQRIRLASQVGSGLVGVLYVLDEPTIGLHPRDNTRLIKALHKLRDLGNTLLVVEHDKDVVASADKLMDFGPAAGRNGGQVVAEGTPAAVSKKRGSVTGPYLSGKKSIPVPTNRRITASQNDEARMTNADKKRKSAADTSSSFDIRHSSFDGPRLRVVGARHNNLKNITVEFPLGTLIAVTGVSGSGKSSLVNEILYNQLARSLHRAGTVAGAHDRIEGLHHINKVIRVDQSALGNSPMSNPATYTGVFDLIRQLYAQLPEAKLRGYQARRFSFNVAGGRCEECEGAGQRCVEMHFLPDVWVECETCRGQRYNPETLAVRYREKSIADVLAMSCAEALELFSNIPKIRRVLQTLCDVGLDYVQLGQSAPTLSGGEAQRVKLAAELSRPDTGQTLYLLDEPTTGLHFDDLAKLLEVLHRLVDLGNTVVVIEHNLDVIKQCDWLIDIGPEAGKGGGTLVGCGTPEQICGEPGAPATGVNRQSTIQTAATPGVDASGSPFSHTAEALRPILAEGPHKKRAVYKPQDETQAGDLDLDSVGDGVAMPWEADGRRWHVKERIGRDGSPCRWDGRILDEVERRIQDLGDFAPTNWNHRSVVEVTGQKKSDGWFFHALTGERWLVKLKFRTGKRTFNRDTLAAELDLPPLNEMDDIEAYGSTSRVQCKNLRGPWQEVQVAAHTFKEIDKPEFWKMIEQAVAGFEKFVGREEKKPEDLMPWKVLGQKWHLARKGFTPGKKVKWDPELLEDLLELIAEATPGGEYLWNNKVLVHRMVPGQPDPWATIVTKRAENVELALNGPKGAVQLGQFAALASDAELDTRREDRDTVRLRFDSPDALTSSELPEFIHRHLEVSVSGAGA
- a CDS encoding DinB family protein; translation: MNTDNEKNPSSLWLEEVSSVWRRNKEFADEAIAQLSDEQIRRSLTAETNSVAIVMKHVAGNLRSRWIGFLTSDGEKSDRNRDSEFVDDYPDRDSILSDWEDGWRMLFEELAALAPEDCQRLVEIRGAKLTVPEAILRSICHCSYHIGQIVQTARIVAGDDWRTLTIPRGESEAYNRERWGRG